ACACTATTCGTTTACTTAGAAGTTGCCAAATCCAAAAAATAAATTATTAAACGTTGCTTATAATGGTAAACACATCTACTACAAATCTAAAATTTATTAATAATATCTCTCATAATGATTATAGACCTGATATAGACGGTCTACGTGCAATAGCTGTTGTTATAGTGGTGTTGTATCACGCTTTCCCAGAGTTTTTAAGAGGAGGGTTCATTGGCGTAGATATTTTTTTTGTTATATCAGGATATTTAATTACTTCAATTATCATCTTAAAATTAAACAAAAATGAATTTAATTTCATGGAGTTTTATGTTAATCGAATACGCCGCATATTTCCTGCATTAATACTGATATTATTATTTTGTTTGATTCTTGGGTGGCATGCACTACTAGCTGATGAATACAAGATGCTGGGAAAACATGTTGCCGGTGGCGCAGCGTTTATAGCGAATTATATTTTTCTAAGTGAAGTAAACTACTTCGATGTTGCTTCCGAAAAAAAACAATTACTCCATTTGTGGTCCCTTGGTGTTGAGGAGCAATTTTATATATTTTGGCCAATAATACTTTGGTTTGCATGGAAAATAAGATTTAATATATTATTATTAATAATAGCAGTAATGATAATTTCATTTATCTTAAATATAAAATTTATACACCATGATTCAAATGCAGCATTCTACTCTCCTCAATCTCGGTTTTGGGAATTGCTTGCTGGTGCATGCCTGGCATATTTCAAAATCAATCATTTGAGCATTACAAGGCGAATCTTATCTAATAAGATAAATTTGCAAAATGCAATTGCAAATATTAATAATTTAAAATCACTTTCAGGAGTTCTATTAATTTTAATATGCTTATTTAGAATTACAAATCAAAATAATTTCCCCGGATGGTGGGCAATGTTTCCTGTGCTGGGTGCTACGCTCATAATATCTGCTGGTTATCAATCTTGGTTCAATCGAGCAATACTCTCAAATCGAGTTTTGATTTGGGTTGGATTAATAAGTTATCCATTATATTTGTGGCATTGGCCGTTATTGTCTTTTTCAAGGGTTATATATGGCGAAGTGCCTCCAGTAGGCTTACGATTTACAATAATCAGCATTTCATTTTTGTTTGCTTGGTTAACGTATTATTTTTTAGAGAAGCCAATTAGATTTTTTGATTTAAATAGGAGTGTAAAGCGATATACAATATTATGTTTAGTAATTTTAATGATGTTAATTGGATTTACTGGATTAAATATCTTTAATCGAGAAGGATTATCTTTCAGATATAAAAATTTAAATCAAATACAATTGCAACGAGATATTGAATCTAAAAGCTATTCAAACGAGTATTGTCGACTT
The genomic region above belongs to Gammaproteobacteria bacterium and contains:
- a CDS encoding acyltransferase — encoded protein: MVNTSTTNLKFINNISHNDYRPDIDGLRAIAVVIVVLYHAFPEFLRGGFIGVDIFFVISGYLITSIIILKLNKNEFNFMEFYVNRIRRIFPALILILLFCLILGWHALLADEYKMLGKHVAGGAAFIANYIFLSEVNYFDVASEKKQLLHLWSLGVEEQFYIFWPIILWFAWKIRFNILLLIIAVMIISFILNIKFIHHDSNAAFYSPQSRFWELLAGACLAYFKINHLSITRRILSNKINLQNAIANINNLKSLSGVLLILICLFRITNQNNFPGWWAMFPVLGATLIISAGYQSWFNRAILSNRVLIWVGLISYPLYLWHWPLLSFSRVIYGEVPPVGLRFTIISISFLFAWLTYYFLEKPIRFFDLNRSVKRYTILCLVILMMLIGFTGLNIFNREGLSFRYKNLNQIQLQRDIESKSYSNEYCRLANPSFKGYYCVKSKPIEPTVLILGDSHANRLYTGLYEKLNDNTGNVLNFGHHYCAPFPSFSGDKSLAENECSNYAKYGLEFAKNNNSVKTVILLFRGALYINDLTNINLFEEAMRKSLLDLTMTNKNIIFVLDNPELDFDPQSCLESRPLSFNIRVKQPCAIAQKGFDAKQSKYRDLVFRVLKDFPEIKIYDTSKKLCDGIWCWAINNGKLLYSDRDHLSVEGSRYIADDLMELIKQ